One Deltaproteobacteria bacterium genomic window, AGGGCAGTTTGATGTAATATAATGAGAAAGGGGACACTATGAACAAGATATATTCCCGGGAAAAACTGAAGGAAGAGATCGACCGGCTCCGGAAAGAAGGAAAAAAAATTGTTTTCACGAACGGCTGTTTCGATATTCTCCACGTGGGACATACCCGTTATCTTAAAGAGGCGAAAAAACGAGGCGATGTCCTGATCCTGGGTCTTAACAGCGATGAATCAGTCCGGTCCCTGAAAGGAGAAACACGCCCACTGATCCCCGAGAGTGAGCGGGCAGATGTTGTCGCGGCCCTTGAGTCGGTAGATTATGTAACGATTTTCCATGAAACCACCCCTCTTGAACTGATTGAATATCTGAAGCCCGATATACTTGTGAAAGGAGGCGACTGGAAAGAGGAGCAGGTAGTAGGGCGGCAATCCGTGGAAAAATGGGGCGGGAGTGTAGTTATCATTCCCGAAATCATAGGATCATCAACCACAAATATTATTGAAAAAATAAAAAAAGTTTATGGAATGCAGTGAATAAAGAAATCTCTTTGATTTTAAAAATAAATCTATTCTGCCTTCGATCAACTTTTTCCTTTACAAAAAGGTATACTTTATGTAAGAAGCACAGTTTAAATACAGACCTCATATAAGGTGATCGATAAGGTGATCGAAATGACCACAAAGCCAGAAAAAATACATTCCATGAAACCGGAGAAGCTCCAAACCTTTAGATATCTCCTGACTCAAAAAATGAATGAGTTGCTTGATGAAGCCGATAAAACAGTTACCGACATGACAATAGGGAAAGAAAATTTCCCTGACCCCAATGACAGAGCCAGTCTCGAATCAGACAGGAACTTCGAACTCCGCATCCGGGATAGAGAAAGAAGGTTGATCGTAAAGATTCAGGAAGCGATAAAGCGTATCGACGACGGTGTCTTTGGTATGTGCGAAGTCTGTACTGGCCCCATCTCTGAAAAAAGACTGTTGGCAAGACCTGTAACGACTCTCTGTATTGATTGCAAAACCAAACAGGAAAAGATAGAAAAGCTAAAAGGGGAGTAAATGTCCTGATAGATATTTTAATGCATAGAGTCCACACACCGCTTCACGTAACAAAAAGATAGAACAACCCCGTAGAACAACCTTTAATATTATTATCCTCTCACCTCGCCTACGCAGGTAACATACACAATGTTTGTATCGGTTGCCGTCAATATCCCTTCGGAAAAGACGTTCTCATATGCCGTTCCTCCCGCTCTGCAGAAAGATATCACCATAGGGAAACGGGTTCTCATCCCCTTCGGCAAGAGAAGACTGACCGGCTACATTATCGAATTATCGCACTCAACGCCCCGCGAAGACATAAAAGAGATTATTGAAATCTTAGACCCTGAACCGCTCTTTAACGAAGACGATCTGAAATTTTACCGGTGGGTATCTCAATACTACATCTACCCTCTTGGTAAGGCACTGCCCGATATCCTGCCGGGAGGGATCGACCCGAAGAGCGACCGGTGGATCACTGTCGTAAAAGAAAAACAGGAGAGAAACGATTCTCAGATCTCTGCGGCACAGTGCAGCATTATTGATACGCTCATGCAAATTCCTGCCGGCCTGTCTCTCACACACCTCAAAAAGATGATCGGGACGAAGGATATCTACAGGGATATCAATCTCCTCCAGAACGCAGGTTTTATTACGGTGGAGAGCAGAACAAAAAAGCCGGAAATCGTCCCGAAGAAAGAAAAGATTGTCACCCTCAATAACCGGAACGTAACCAACAAAAAACTAACAAAGAAACAAAACCTGCTGGCCGATTTTCTCCGTTTACACGGTTCCTCGCCTATTGCCGCCCTCCGCGAAAACTTCACAAACGTTCACCCCTTGATCATGAGCCTGGAACAACAGGGAGTTGTCACTATAACCGAAGAAGAGGTCTCCCGTCATCACGGACAGAACCCCGATATCGGCGGCAGCACCCTTATAATTACGCCGAACGAGGATCAGGAAGACGCTCTCCATGAAATTGTAAAAGGATTGGAATCTGACAGGTTTTCCCCCTATTTACTCCATGGCGTCACGGGCAGCGGCAAGACAGAAGTCTATCTCAACGCAATCAGTGAGACGCTCAGAATGGATGGAGGGGTAATTTCCCTTGTACCGGAAATTGCCCTGACACCGCAACTGATCACCCGTTTTAACCAAAGGTTTCATAACCGGGAAATAGCCGTGCTTCATAGCGGTATTTCAAAATCTGCCAGGTATGATCAGTGGCGCCGCATTCAGCGGGGTGAAATCAGGGTTGTCGTCGGAGCCCGGTCAGCCGTCTTTGCACCCGTCAGAAATTTGAAGCTGATCATTGTGGATGAGGAACATGACACCTCCTACAAACAGGATGACCGAATGAGATATAATGCCCGCGATCTCTCTATTATGAAGGCAAAACTCAATTCGGCAACGGTTATCGTAGGTTCCGCCACACCGGCGATCCAGACATATTTCAATACAATGAAGGGGAAATATAAGTACCTCATCCTGCCCAGGAGAGTGGAAGATAGACCTTTGCCGGAAGTGGAGATCATCGATATGAAACGGGATGCGGAAGAAGATAGCCGCGTTTCATCCCTTATTCTGTCCAAGGCCCTGAAAAGCGCAATAGAGGACACCCTTGAAAAGAAACAGCAGACACTCCTCTTCTTGAACAGGCGTGGTTTTCACACCTTCATATTCTGTCTTGACTGCGGACATTCATTTAAATGCATGAACTGTGCAGTATCCATGACGTATCACGCAGGGGTAGACACCCTTAAATGCCATTA contains:
- the dksA gene encoding RNA polymerase-binding protein DksA; the encoded protein is MKPEKLQTFRYLLTQKMNELLDEADKTVTDMTIGKENFPDPNDRASLESDRNFELRIRDRERRLIVKIQEAIKRIDDGVFGMCEVCTGPISEKRLLARPVTTLCIDCKTKQEKIEKLKGE
- the priA gene encoding primosomal protein N', with the protein product MFVSVAVNIPSEKTFSYAVPPALQKDITIGKRVLIPFGKRRLTGYIIELSHSTPREDIKEIIEILDPEPLFNEDDLKFYRWVSQYYIYPLGKALPDILPGGIDPKSDRWITVVKEKQERNDSQISAAQCSIIDTLMQIPAGLSLTHLKKMIGTKDIYRDINLLQNAGFITVESRTKKPEIVPKKEKIVTLNNRNVTNKKLTKKQNLLADFLRLHGSSPIAALRENFTNVHPLIMSLEQQGVVTITEEEVSRHHGQNPDIGGSTLIITPNEDQEDALHEIVKGLESDRFSPYLLHGVTGSGKTEVYLNAISETLRMDGGVISLVPEIALTPQLITRFNQRFHNREIAVLHSGISKSARYDQWRRIQRGEIRVVVGARSAVFAPVRNLKLIIVDEEHDTSYKQDDRMRYNARDLSIMKAKLNSATVIVGSATPAIQTYFNTMKGKYKYLILPRRVEDRPLPEVEIIDMKRDAEEDSRVSSLILSKALKSAIEDTLEKKQQTLLFLNRRGFHTFIFCLDCGHSFKCMNCAVSMTYHAGVDTLKCHYCDYGIKPPASCPGCHGNRIRNYGVGTEKLEEEVKRLFPQARIGRMDSDTTAGKGAHEKILKSLDKRDIDILVGTQMITKGHDFPYVTLIGVISADTSLNIPDFRAAERTFQLLTQVSGRGGRGEYPGRVIVQTFNPRHYAVTRARDHDYMGFYEDEIALRSTLAYPPFSRIVNLHLSSRRKDQLIEGIEKLKQLITDLLPINKLKGKVEVIGPAESPIAKIKGRHRWQLLLKGEDTRAVNNLAKGILSKAPLTGLDIKVDVDPVNFM